One Anatilimnocola floriformis genomic window, TAGCGCGTACTCGACGCTGTCGATCACGCTGCTGGTGAACTACATCACCAAGCTCGCGATTCCCGAGAATCAACCGATCACTGCCTTCGGTATGGAGATCACCGGCCTGCGGGTCTGGACGTGGGGTCTCGGGATTTCGATGTTCTGCGCGGCGCTGATGTCTCCCATTCTCGGCGCGATGGCCGATGCGCGGGCCAGCAAATGGAAATGGCTGATCAGCACGTCGTTTTTGGGAGCGATTTGCGCGACGTTGATTCCTCTCGCGCCGGTCGCGCAGCCCTGGCTGATCATTGGTTTGTTTTTTGTCACCAGTTTGTCGTTTGAGTTGTCGTTCGGTTTTTACAACGGCTTCCTGCCGGAGCTCGCTGACGATGAATCGATGAACCGCTTGTCGGGAATCGGTTTCGCGGCCGGTTATCTCGGTGGCGGTTTGGCGCTGGCAGTGGTCTTGGTCTTGTTTGCCATCGGCGGTTCGATCGGCTTGCCCGATCTCCCCTCGCGAGCGCGCGCCGGGCTCGTTGTGATGGGACTCTGGTGGGGCCTATTTATGATTCCCGCCGCGCTCTGGCTGCGCGATCGGGCCAAGCCGCGGAACATTCATGCCGGCATGGCGAGCACTGCCTTTCATGCGGTCGGCCAGGTGTTGCGGACACTGCAAAACGTGCGGGCCTACAGCGTTCTCTCGATCTTTCTCGCTGGCTTCTTGATCTACAACGAGGGCATTCAAACCGTCATGAGCCAGGCCGGCTACTTCGGGGAGAAAGTTCTCGCGATGAGCGCCTCGGAGTTGATGCTGCTCGTGCTGATGATCCAAATGCTCGCCGCGCCGGCAGCGCTGGGAGTGGGCTGGCTATCGGATCGCATCGGTGCGAAGACGACCCTGCTGGTCTGCTTGGCCATCTGGTGCGCGCTGCTGGTGGGCGCTTACTTTGTCAGCACCAAGCCGCAATTCTGGGTGATGGGCGTGGTCGTCGCGCTGGTGATGGGTGGCACGCAGGCAGTGGGCCGCTCGATGATGGGCGTGATGACGCCGGAAGCAAAGACGGCCGAGTTCATGGGCTTCTTCAATCTCTCGGCGCGAGCCACCAGCATGGTCGGGCCGATTCTGTTCGGCGAAGTGATGCACGCCACCGGCAGCGCTAACGCAGCCATCCTCAGCCTGCTCAGCTTCATCATCATCGGCATGGCGGTGGTATCGTTCGTCAACCTGCGCCGCGGCATCGAACAAGCGCGGGCTGGCTAGGCTGCTGGCCCATTACTCCAGCGGCTTCTTTTCCGTGAGCAGTTTGTGAATCTGCTCGTTCCAAATCTTGTAGCCCGCAGGGCTCATGTGGAGCATGTCTTTCACGAAGAGTTCCTGCGGCGGTTGGCCGTCGCTGCCGAGCATGGCAGGGACGATGTCGACATAGAGGAGCCGCTGCGAATCTTGTTCGCACTGTTTGCGGATCAGCTCGTTGGCCGCCTTTTGTTTTTCGTAGATCGACCAGCGCGACGGGCTGGGCTTGATGGCGATGATCCAGATTTTGGTTTTCGGCAGTTCTTTGTGAACGACTGCGCAGAATTCGGCAAAGTCCGCCGCGACTTTTTCGGGTGTCTTGTTCGCTTTCAAATCGTTGTCGCCGGAGTAGAAGATGACCAGCTTCGGTTGGAGCGGCGTAACGATTTTGGTCGCTTGCTGGGTCGCATCGACCGCCTGCGATCCACCAAAGCCGCGATTGACGACCGGCAGATTCGGAAAGGCTTTGGCGACGTCCCACAGGCGGATGCTGCTGCTGCCGGTGA contains:
- a CDS encoding MFS transporter, coding for MNEAKPNPYESPRHVDVPTDLPDGAKLLHAERPVTRKEIVAWALCDWANSAYSTLSITLLVNYITKLAIPENQPITAFGMEITGLRVWTWGLGISMFCAALMSPILGAMADARASKWKWLISTSFLGAICATLIPLAPVAQPWLIIGLFFVTSLSFELSFGFYNGFLPELADDESMNRLSGIGFAAGYLGGGLALAVVLVLFAIGGSIGLPDLPSRARAGLVVMGLWWGLFMIPAALWLRDRAKPRNIHAGMASTAFHAVGQVLRTLQNVRAYSVLSIFLAGFLIYNEGIQTVMSQAGYFGEKVLAMSASELMLLVLMIQMLAAPAALGVGWLSDRIGAKTTLLVCLAIWCALLVGAYFVSTKPQFWVMGVVVALVMGGTQAVGRSMMGVMTPEAKTAEFMGFFNLSARATSMVGPILFGEVMHATGSANAAILSLLSFIIIGMAVVSFVNLRRGIEQARAG
- a CDS encoding GDSL-type esterase/lipase family protein, with translation MLASKFASLCVGLVLVSLASAQTAAPKSETPKTETPAADKWEKEITAMLAKDEKSPPPKGGIVFTGSSSIRLWDVAKAFPNLPVVNRGFGGSQAVDATQQATKIVTPLQPKLVIFYSGDNDLKANKTPEKVAADFAEFCAVVHKELPKTKIWIIAIKPSPSRWSIYEKQKAANELIRKQCEQDSQRLLYVDIVPAMLGSDGQPPQELFVKDMLHMSPAGYKIWNEQIHKLLTEKKPLE